In Streptomyces sclerotialus, one genomic interval encodes:
- the topA gene encoding type I DNA topoisomerase: MSPTSDTAQGGGRRLVIVESPAKAKTIKGYLGPGYVVEASVGHIRDLPNGAAEVPAKYKGESWARLGVNVDADFQPIYVVNSDKKDQVKKLKELLAESDELFLATDEDREGEAIAWHLQEILKPKVPVHRMVFHEITKDAIRDAVANPRELNKKLVDAQETRRILDRLYGYEVSPVLWKKVMPRLSAGRVQSVATRLVVERERERIAFRSAEYWDLTGTFATGREGDATDPGTFGARLTTVDGRRVAQGRDFGPDGRLKTDQVLHLDEANARALAAALEDTRFAVRSVESKPYRRSPYAPFRTTTLQQEASRKLGFGAKSTMQVAQKLYENGFITYMRTDSTTLSDTAVAAARSQVTQLYGADYLPDKPRSYAGKVKNAQEAHEAIRPSGDRFRTPAETGLTGDQFKLYELIWKRTVASQMKDATGNSVTVKLGGTASDGRDAEFSASGKTITFHGFLKAYVEGADDPNAELDDRERRLPQVAEGDPLTAREMSVDGHATKPPARYTEATLVKELEEREIGRPSTYASIIGTILDRGYVFKKGTALVPSFLSFAVVNLLEKHFGRLVDYDFTAKMEDDLDRIARGEAQSVPWLRRFYFGEGEAEGAASEAGNGDGDHLGGLKELVTDLGAIDAREVSSFPVGDGIVLRVGRYGPYVERGEKDTDNHQRADVPDDLAPDELTVEYAEELLAKPSGDFELGTDPETGHQIVAKDGRYGPYVTEILPEGTPKTGKNAVKPRTASLFKSMSLDTVTLADALKLMSLPRVVGQDAEGVDITAQNGRYGPYLKKGTDSRSLESEEQLFTITVDEALEIYSKPKQRGRAAAKPPLKELGTDPVSEKPVVVKDGRFGPYVTDGETNATLRRDDDVETITPERGYELLAEKRAKGPAKKKTAKKAPAKKTAAKKTTAKKTTAKKTAAKKTTAKKTAAKKTTTAAKKTAAKSSPSAD, encoded by the coding sequence TTGTCCCCGACCAGCGACACCGCACAAGGCGGCGGCCGCCGACTCGTCATCGTCGAGTCGCCTGCCAAGGCGAAGACGATCAAGGGCTACCTCGGCCCTGGATACGTCGTCGAAGCGAGCGTCGGGCACATCCGTGACCTTCCGAACGGCGCCGCCGAGGTCCCGGCGAAGTACAAGGGCGAGTCCTGGGCCCGCCTCGGCGTGAACGTCGACGCCGACTTCCAGCCGATCTACGTCGTGAACAGCGACAAGAAGGACCAGGTCAAGAAGCTCAAGGAGCTGCTGGCAGAGTCCGACGAACTCTTCCTCGCCACCGATGAGGACCGCGAGGGCGAGGCCATCGCCTGGCACCTGCAGGAGATCCTCAAGCCCAAGGTCCCCGTCCACCGCATGGTCTTCCACGAGATCACCAAGGACGCCATCCGGGACGCCGTGGCGAACCCGCGGGAGCTGAACAAGAAGCTCGTCGACGCCCAGGAGACCCGCCGCATCCTCGACCGCCTCTACGGCTACGAGGTCTCGCCGGTCCTGTGGAAGAAGGTCATGCCGCGGCTGTCGGCCGGCCGCGTGCAGTCCGTCGCCACCCGTCTCGTCGTCGAGCGGGAGCGCGAGCGCATCGCCTTCCGCTCCGCCGAGTACTGGGACCTGACCGGCACCTTCGCCACGGGCCGCGAGGGCGACGCGACCGACCCGGGCACCTTCGGCGCCCGCCTGACGACTGTCGACGGCCGCCGCGTCGCCCAGGGCCGCGACTTCGGTCCCGACGGCCGGCTCAAGACCGACCAGGTCCTGCACCTGGACGAGGCGAACGCCCGCGCGCTGGCCGCGGCCCTGGAGGACACGCGGTTCGCCGTCCGCTCGGTCGAGTCCAAGCCGTACCGCCGCTCCCCGTACGCGCCGTTCCGTACGACGACGCTGCAGCAGGAGGCCAGCCGCAAGCTGGGCTTCGGTGCGAAGTCGACCATGCAGGTGGCACAGAAGCTGTACGAGAACGGCTTCATCACCTACATGCGTACGGACTCCACGACGCTCTCCGACACCGCCGTCGCGGCGGCCCGCTCGCAGGTCACGCAGCTCTACGGCGCCGACTACCTCCCGGACAAGCCGCGCTCGTACGCGGGCAAGGTGAAGAACGCCCAGGAGGCGCACGAGGCGATCCGCCCCTCCGGCGACCGCTTCCGCACGCCCGCCGAGACCGGCCTGACCGGCGACCAGTTCAAGCTGTACGAGCTGATCTGGAAGCGCACCGTCGCGTCCCAGATGAAGGACGCCACCGGTAACAGCGTCACCGTCAAGCTCGGCGGCACGGCGAGCGACGGCCGGGACGCCGAGTTCAGCGCGTCCGGCAAGACCATCACCTTCCACGGCTTCCTCAAGGCGTACGTCGAGGGCGCGGACGACCCGAACGCCGAGCTGGACGACCGCGAGCGCCGGCTGCCGCAGGTCGCCGAGGGCGACCCGCTGACCGCCCGTGAGATGTCCGTGGACGGCCACGCCACCAAGCCGCCGGCCCGCTACACCGAGGCCACGCTGGTCAAGGAGCTGGAGGAGCGGGAGATCGGCCGCCCGTCGACGTACGCGTCGATCATCGGCACGATCCTGGACCGCGGCTACGTCTTCAAGAAGGGCACGGCCCTGGTGCCGTCCTTCCTGTCCTTCGCCGTGGTCAACCTCCTGGAGAAGCACTTCGGGCGGCTCGTCGACTACGACTTCACCGCCAAGATGGAGGACGACCTCGACCGCATCGCGCGCGGCGAGGCCCAGTCCGTGCCGTGGCTGCGCCGCTTCTACTTCGGCGAGGGCGAGGCCGAGGGCGCCGCCTCCGAGGCGGGCAACGGCGACGGCGACCACCTCGGCGGCCTCAAGGAACTGGTCACGGACCTGGGCGCGATCGACGCCCGGGAGGTGTCCTCCTTCCCGGTCGGCGACGGCATCGTGCTCCGGGTGGGCCGCTACGGCCCGTACGTGGAGCGCGGCGAGAAGGACACCGACAACCACCAGCGCGCCGACGTGCCGGACGACCTGGCGCCCGACGAGCTGACGGTGGAGTACGCCGAGGAGCTGCTGGCCAAGCCCAGCGGCGACTTCGAGCTGGGCACGGACCCGGAGACCGGCCACCAGATCGTGGCCAAGGACGGCCGGTACGGTCCGTACGTCACCGAGATCCTGCCCGAGGGCACCCCGAAGACCGGCAAGAACGCGGTCAAGCCGCGTACGGCCTCGCTCTTCAAGTCGATGTCCCTGGACACCGTGACGCTCGCGGACGCGCTCAAGCTGATGTCGCTGCCGCGGGTGGTCGGCCAGGACGCCGAGGGCGTCGACATCACCGCGCAGAACGGCCGCTACGGCCCGTACCTGAAGAAGGGCACGGACTCGCGCTCCCTGGAGAGCGAGGAGCAGCTCTTCACCATCACGGTCGACGAGGCGCTGGAGATCTACTCCAAGCCCAAGCAGCGCGGCCGGGCCGCCGCCAAGCCGCCGCTGAAGGAGCTGGGCACGGACCCGGTCAGCGAGAAGCCGGTCGTGGTCAAGGACGGCCGCTTCGGCCCGTACGTCACCGACGGGGAGACCAACGCGACGCTGCGGCGGGACGACGACGTCGAGACGATCACTCCCGAGCGCGGTTACGAGCTGCTCGCCGAGAAGCGCGCCAAGGGCCCGGCCAAGAAGAAGACCGCCAAGAAGGCCCCGGCGAAGAAGACGGCGGCGAAGAAGACCACCGCCAAGAAGACCACCGCCAAGAAGACGGCGGCCAAGAAGACGACCGCCAAGAAGACCGCGGCGAAGAAGACGACCACGGCCGCGAAGAAGACGGCGGCGAAATCCAGCCCGTCCGCGGACTGA
- a CDS encoding sodium-translocating pyrophosphatase, whose protein sequence is MAGPYTPQMLDTPTYLAEPSLTSGNRGIVLVIALVALAALAVAAVLVRQVLAAGEGTDSMKKIAAAVQEGANAYLARQLRTLGVFAVVVFFLLMLLPADNWTQRIGRSAFFLIGAGFSAATGYIGMWLAVRSNVRVAAAAREATPAEGDTAPRDLTAVSHKAMKIAFRTGGVVGMFTVGLGLLGASCVVLVYAVDAPKVLEGFGLGAALIAMFMRVGGGIFTKAADVGADLVGKVEQGIPEDDPRNAATIADNVGDNVGDCAGMAADLFESYAVTLVAALILGMAAFGDSGLAFPLLVPAIGVITAMIGIFVVAPRRSDRSGMTAINRGFFISAAISLVLVAIAAFTYLPSTYAGLAGVTDESITGRAGDPRVLALVAVAIGIVLAALIQQLTGYFTETNRRPVRDIGKTSLTGPATVVLSGISIGLESAVYSAVLIGLAVYGAFLLGGASIMLALFAVALAGTGLLTTVGVIVAMDTFGPVSDNAQGIAEMSGDVEGDGAQVLTDLDAVGNTTKAITKGIAIATAVLAAAALFGSYRDAIAKAVGEVGDAATGMGLSLDISQPNNLVGLVLGAAVVFLFSGLAINAVSRSAGSVVFEVRRQFREKPGIMDYTEKPEYGRVVDICTKDALRELATPGLLAVLTPIAVGFSLGVGALGSFLAGAIGTGTLMAVFLANSGGAWDNAKKLVEDGHHGGKGSEAHAATVIGDTVGDPFKDTAGPAINPLLKVMNLVALLIAPAVVKFSYGNDANMGVRVTAAGVALLIIVGAVYLSKRRGIAVGDEDNSGKVAQTADPAVVS, encoded by the coding sequence ATGGCGGGGCCTTACACCCCTCAGATGCTCGACACCCCCACATACCTGGCCGAGCCATCGCTGACGAGCGGCAACCGCGGCATCGTGCTGGTGATCGCCCTCGTGGCCCTGGCGGCGCTCGCCGTCGCGGCCGTGCTGGTACGGCAAGTGCTCGCGGCCGGCGAGGGCACCGACAGTATGAAGAAGATCGCCGCTGCCGTGCAGGAGGGCGCCAATGCCTATCTCGCACGCCAGTTGCGCACCCTCGGCGTTTTCGCCGTCGTGGTGTTCTTCCTGCTCATGCTGCTGCCCGCGGACAACTGGACGCAGCGCATCGGACGCAGCGCGTTCTTCTTGATCGGTGCGGGATTCTCCGCGGCGACCGGCTATATCGGCATGTGGCTCGCGGTGCGCAGCAATGTGCGCGTCGCCGCGGCCGCCCGGGAAGCCACTCCGGCCGAAGGCGATACGGCTCCCCGTGATCTGACGGCCGTTTCGCACAAGGCGATGAAGATCGCTTTCCGTACGGGCGGGGTCGTCGGCATGTTCACGGTGGGCCTCGGCCTGCTGGGCGCCTCCTGTGTCGTCCTCGTGTACGCGGTCGACGCTCCGAAGGTGCTGGAGGGCTTCGGCCTCGGTGCCGCGCTGATCGCCATGTTCATGCGAGTCGGCGGCGGCATCTTCACCAAGGCCGCCGACGTCGGCGCCGACCTCGTCGGCAAGGTCGAGCAGGGGATCCCCGAGGACGACCCGCGCAACGCCGCGACCATCGCGGACAACGTGGGCGACAACGTCGGCGACTGCGCCGGCATGGCGGCCGACCTGTTCGAGTCGTACGCGGTCACCCTGGTCGCCGCGCTGATCCTCGGCATGGCCGCCTTCGGTGACTCGGGCCTCGCCTTCCCGCTGCTCGTCCCGGCCATCGGTGTGATCACGGCGATGATCGGCATCTTCGTCGTCGCGCCCCGGCGCTCCGACCGCAGCGGGATGACCGCCATCAACCGCGGCTTCTTCATCTCCGCCGCCATCTCGCTGGTGCTGGTGGCGATCGCGGCCTTCACGTACCTGCCGTCCACCTACGCGGGCCTGGCCGGCGTCACCGACGAGTCCATCACCGGCCGGGCGGGCGACCCGCGCGTCCTGGCCCTGGTCGCGGTCGCCATCGGCATCGTGCTCGCCGCGCTCATCCAGCAGCTGACCGGCTACTTCACCGAGACCAACCGGCGCCCCGTACGGGACATCGGCAAGACCTCGCTGACCGGCCCCGCGACCGTCGTGCTGTCGGGCATCTCCATCGGTCTGGAGTCGGCGGTCTACTCGGCCGTGCTGATCGGCCTGGCCGTGTACGGCGCGTTCCTGCTGGGCGGCGCGTCCATCATGCTGGCGCTGTTCGCGGTCGCGCTGGCCGGTACGGGCCTGCTGACCACGGTCGGCGTCATCGTCGCCATGGACACCTTCGGGCCGGTCTCCGACAACGCGCAGGGCATCGCCGAGATGTCCGGTGACGTCGAGGGCGACGGCGCGCAGGTGCTCACCGACCTGGACGCGGTGGGCAACACCACCAAGGCCATCACCAAGGGCATCGCGATCGCCACGGCGGTGCTCGCGGCGGCCGCGCTGTTCGGGTCGTACCGCGACGCGATCGCCAAGGCCGTGGGCGAGGTGGGGGACGCCGCCACGGGCATGGGGCTGAGCCTGGACATCTCGCAGCCGAACAACCTGGTCGGCCTGGTCCTGGGCGCCGCGGTGGTCTTCCTCTTCTCCGGACTGGCCATCAATGCCGTGTCCCGCTCGGCGGGTTCGGTGGTCTTCGAGGTACGCCGGCAGTTCCGGGAGAAGCCCGGGATCATGGACTACACCGAGAAGCCCGAGTACGGGCGGGTCGTCGACATCTGCACCAAGGACGCGCTCCGCGAGCTGGCCACCCCCGGCCTGCTGGCGGTGCTCACGCCCATCGCGGTCGGCTTCTCGCTCGGCGTCGGCGCGCTCGGCTCCTTCCTGGCGGGCGCGATCGGCACCGGCACCCTGATGGCGGTGTTCCTCGCGAACTCCGGCGGCGCCTGGGACAACGCCAAGAAGCTGGTCGAGGACGGCCACCACGGCGGCAAGGGCAGCGAGGCGCACGCGGCCACCGTCATCGGTGACACCGTGGGCGACCCGTTCAAGGACACCGCGGGCCCGGCCATCAACCCGCTGCTGAAGGTGATGAACCTGGTGGCGCTGCTCATCGCGCCGGCCGTGGTCAAGTTCAGCTACGGCAACGACGCGAACATGGGCGTTCGGGTCACGGCCGCGGGCGTCGCGCTGCTCATCATCGTGGGCGCGGTGTACCTCTCGAAGCGCCGCGGCATCGCCGTGGGTGACGAAGACAACTCCGGCAAGGTCGCCCAGACGGCCGACCCGGCGGTCGTCTCCTAG
- a CDS encoding DNA polymerase III subunit delta', with protein sequence MAVWDDLVGQERVTEQLAAAARDADALVTAEEPGAAVPESAPASMSASRMTHAWLFTGPPGSGRATAARAFAAALQCVSPDRALGGAPGCGFCDGCHTALVGTHADVEVVRTDLLSIGVKETRDLVRRASMSPAGGRWQVIVLEDADRLTEGAGNVLLKAVEEPAPRTVWLLCAPSIEDVLPTIRSRCRLLTLSTPATSAVADMLMRRDGIEPAAATAAARATQGHIGRARRLATDERARARRAAVLKLPLRIDDIGGCLKAAQELIDAAGEDAKQVAEEVDAKETEELRAALGAAAGTGGRLPRGTAGVMKELQDKQKRRSTRTQRDSLDLALTDLTGFYRDVLALQLGTAVELANEDVRDSVQRIAAGSTPERTLRRIEAVLACRQALDRNVAPLLAVEAMTAALRAG encoded by the coding sequence ATGGCGGTGTGGGACGACCTGGTGGGCCAGGAGCGGGTGACGGAGCAGCTCGCCGCCGCGGCACGCGACGCGGACGCCCTCGTCACGGCCGAGGAGCCGGGCGCCGCGGTGCCCGAGTCCGCGCCGGCCTCCATGAGCGCGTCCAGGATGACGCACGCCTGGCTCTTCACCGGCCCGCCCGGCTCCGGCCGGGCCACCGCGGCGCGTGCCTTCGCCGCAGCCCTGCAGTGCGTGAGCCCTGACCGCGCCCTGGGCGGCGCCCCCGGCTGCGGCTTCTGCGACGGCTGCCACACGGCGCTGGTCGGCACGCACGCCGACGTCGAGGTGGTCCGTACGGACCTGCTGTCCATCGGCGTGAAGGAAACCCGTGACCTGGTCCGCCGGGCCTCGATGTCACCGGCCGGCGGCCGCTGGCAGGTGATCGTCCTGGAGGACGCCGACCGCCTCACCGAAGGCGCGGGAAACGTCCTCCTCAAGGCCGTCGAGGAGCCCGCGCCGCGTACGGTCTGGCTGCTCTGCGCCCCCTCCATCGAGGACGTGCTCCCCACCATCCGGTCCCGCTGCCGCCTGCTGACGCTGTCCACGCCCGCCACGTCCGCGGTCGCCGACATGCTGATGCGCCGTGACGGCATCGAGCCGGCCGCCGCCACGGCCGCGGCGCGCGCCACCCAGGGGCACATCGGCCGGGCCCGTCGGCTGGCGACGGACGAGCGGGCCCGCGCCCGCCGCGCCGCGGTCCTCAAGCTGCCGCTGCGCATCGACGACATCGGCGGCTGTCTCAAGGCCGCGCAGGAGCTGATCGACGCGGCGGGGGAGGACGCCAAGCAGGTCGCCGAGGAGGTCGACGCCAAGGAGACCGAGGAGCTGCGGGCCGCGCTGGGCGCCGCGGCGGGCACCGGCGGACGGCTGCCGCGCGGCACGGCGGGCGTGATGAAGGAGCTGCAGGACAAGCAGAAGCGCCGCTCCACGCGTACCCAGCGCGACAGCCTGGACCTCGCCCTCACCGACCTGACCGGTTTCTACCGCGACGTCCTGGCCCTTCAGCTCGGCACGGCCGTGGAGCTGGCCAACGAGGACGTACGGGACAGCGTGCAGCGCATCGCCGCCGGCTCCACGCCCGAGCGCACCCTGCGCCGGATAGAAGCGGTCCTCGCCTGCCGCCAGGCCCTGGACCGCAACGTCGCCCCGCTCCTGGCCGTCGAGGCGATGACCGCGGCGCTCAGGGCGGGCTGA
- a CDS encoding DUF7059 domain-containing protein yields MSTHLPVADDRDPESAARTARLREALLAAGFTADGLLELLGATAYAALARSETVPALRATRGEGPLAALVRLFLLQQPVAASRAAAALPLDDCLADGWLVRRGEEVRATVDVRPYGGPEGQDWWIVSDLGCAVGGAGGIGRGPAGVDRSELVLGVGGASTTLAGLTLRPQAGAPAAGPHFDSVLDLGTGSGVQALHAAEYATRVTATDLNPRALRIAALTLALSGARPADLREGSLFEPVGEETYDLIVSNPPFVISPGARLTYRDGGMGGDDLCRTLVQQAAGHLNDGGYCQLLANWQHVEGEDWKDRLRSWVPRGCDAWIVQREVQDVTQYAELWLRDAGDHRAGPEEYAARYEAWLDEFEARKTRAVGFGWITLRKTGTDDPSITIEEWPHPVEQPLGPAVLGHFARQDYLRATDDAALLAGRFKLAPEVVQEQVGLPGAEDPEHVVLRQNRGMRRATKVDTVGAGFAGVCDGTLPAGRILDAIAQLVGEDSVTLRDRTPEAIRMLVEQGFLEPVGGPAEDRETDGG; encoded by the coding sequence GTGAGTACGCACCTCCCCGTCGCAGACGACCGAGACCCCGAGTCCGCCGCCCGCACCGCCCGGCTGCGGGAGGCGTTGCTGGCCGCCGGCTTCACCGCCGACGGCCTGCTGGAGCTGCTCGGCGCCACCGCCTACGCCGCGCTGGCCCGCAGCGAGACCGTGCCGGCCCTGCGCGCCACCAGAGGCGAGGGCCCGCTGGCGGCGCTGGTGCGGCTCTTCCTGCTCCAGCAGCCGGTGGCGGCCTCCCGTGCGGCCGCCGCGCTGCCCCTGGACGACTGCCTCGCCGACGGCTGGCTGGTCCGGAGGGGCGAGGAGGTCCGCGCGACCGTGGACGTACGCCCGTACGGCGGCCCCGAGGGCCAGGACTGGTGGATCGTCTCGGACCTCGGCTGCGCGGTCGGCGGAGCGGGCGGCATCGGCCGCGGCCCGGCCGGCGTGGACCGCTCCGAGCTGGTGCTCGGCGTGGGCGGCGCGTCCACCACCCTCGCCGGGCTCACGCTGCGCCCCCAGGCCGGCGCCCCGGCCGCCGGTCCGCACTTCGACTCCGTCCTCGACCTCGGTACGGGCTCCGGCGTCCAGGCGCTGCACGCCGCCGAGTACGCCACCCGCGTCACCGCGACGGACCTGAATCCGCGGGCGCTGCGCATCGCGGCCCTCACCCTCGCGCTCTCCGGTGCCCGGCCCGCCGACCTCAGGGAGGGCTCGCTGTTCGAGCCGGTGGGGGAGGAGACGTACGACCTGATCGTCTCGAACCCGCCGTTCGTCATCTCCCCGGGCGCGCGCCTGACGTACCGCGACGGCGGCATGGGCGGTGACGACCTGTGCCGCACGCTGGTGCAGCAGGCCGCCGGTCATCTGAACGACGGCGGGTACTGCCAGCTGCTGGCCAACTGGCAGCACGTCGAGGGCGAGGACTGGAAGGACCGGCTGCGCTCCTGGGTGCCGCGCGGCTGCGACGCCTGGATCGTGCAGCGCGAGGTGCAGGACGTCACCCAGTACGCCGAGCTGTGGCTGCGGGACGCCGGTGACCACCGGGCGGGCCCCGAGGAGTACGCCGCCCGGTACGAGGCGTGGCTGGACGAGTTCGAGGCGCGCAAGACCAGGGCGGTCGGCTTCGGCTGGATCACGCTGCGCAAGACCGGCACCGACGACCCCTCGATCACGATCGAGGAGTGGCCGCACCCGGTCGAGCAGCCGCTCGGCCCCGCCGTGCTCGGCCACTTCGCGCGCCAGGACTATCTCCGGGCCACGGACGACGCGGCCCTGCTGGCCGGGCGGTTCAAGCTCGCCCCCGAGGTCGTGCAGGAGCAGGTCGGGCTGCCGGGCGCGGAGGACCCGGAGCACGTGGTGCTCCGTCAGAACAGGGGTATGCGGCGGGCCACGAAGGTCGACACGGTCGGCGCGGGCTTCGCCGGGGTCTGCGACGGCACGCTGCCGGCCGGGCGCATCCTGGACGCCATCGCGCAGCTGGTCGGCGAGGACTCCGTGACGTTGCGGGACCGTACGCCGGAGGCGATCCGGATGCTGGTCGAGCAGGGCTTCCTGGAACCGGTCGGCGGACCGGCGGAGGACCGGGAGACCGACGGGGGCTGA
- a CDS encoding DUF2752 domain-containing protein, which produces MAKERGNHAGPVPGASPEAAPGAPGAPEDRKRVRRVTLLGAVAVTGLTAAACAYLWHTDPHQPGQLLPRCPFNAMTGLLCPGCGGTRMAYDLLHGDLSAAFHDNAALLVLGVPLAAYVGGRLLYEGLRGRRYRPRPTPRTLAAVLATALVWGVVRNVTG; this is translated from the coding sequence ATGGCGAAGGAGCGCGGGAACCACGCCGGCCCGGTACCGGGCGCGTCGCCGGAGGCCGCACCGGGCGCGCCGGGCGCCCCGGAGGACCGGAAGCGGGTGCGGCGGGTCACACTGCTCGGCGCCGTGGCGGTGACCGGACTCACGGCGGCGGCCTGCGCCTACCTGTGGCACACCGACCCGCACCAGCCCGGTCAGCTGCTGCCGCGCTGCCCCTTCAACGCCATGACCGGCCTGCTCTGCCCGGGGTGCGGCGGCACCCGCATGGCGTACGACCTCCTTCACGGCGACCTGTCCGCGGCCTTCCACGACAACGCGGCGCTGCTCGTCCTCGGGGTGCCGCTCGCCGCGTACGTGGGCGGCCGGCTGCTCTACGAAGGGCTGCGGGGGCGCCGCTACCGTCCCCGGCCGACCCCGCGCACGCTCGCCGCGGTCCTGGCCACCGCCCTCGTCTGGGGCGTCGTACGGAACGTGACGGGCTGA
- a CDS encoding alpha/beta hydrolase, protein MDTSRLLRTSGAVLAAAALLVSCSSSAGSDGGAVASPARQGPDARPESDKASKTLDPLPTAVPAALRPYYDQKLSWHSCGPKGFECATLKAPLDYAKPSRATDLKLAVTRKKATGPGKRIGALMVDPGGPGASAVNYAQQYAPEPAAVKARYDMVAMDPRGVARSEPVRCLSGTQMDAYTQVDQTPDDKAEQKKLTTAFKNFADGCKARSGKVLGHVSTIEAARDMDIFRAVLGDRKLTYVGASYGTFLGATYAGLYPSRVGRLVLDGAMDPSLSARQLNEDQTAGFNTAFTAFAADCIKKRDCPLGTRSTADAGKQLSAFFRRLDARPVATGESRKLTESLATSGVIAAMYDQAAWPLLREYLAKAKKGDGSGLLALSDSYYERDPDGSYANQMFANPAVNCLDLPPAFSSPAQVESALPAFRKASPVFGENFAWAPLNCAYWPAEATGEPHRIEAKGAAPILVVGTTRDPATPYPWARGLASQLASGRLLTYEGDGHTAYGRGSDCIDTAVNTYLLEGTPPAKHKRCS, encoded by the coding sequence ATGGACACCAGCCGTCTGCTCCGCACCTCCGGCGCCGTGCTCGCGGCCGCCGCGCTGCTCGTCTCCTGCAGTTCGTCCGCCGGCTCGGACGGTGGCGCCGTCGCCTCACCGGCCCGGCAGGGTCCCGACGCGCGCCCGGAGAGCGACAAGGCGAGCAAGACCCTCGACCCGCTGCCCACGGCCGTACCGGCGGCCCTGCGCCCGTACTACGACCAGAAGCTGAGCTGGCACTCCTGCGGTCCCAAGGGCTTCGAGTGCGCCACCCTCAAGGCGCCGCTCGACTACGCGAAGCCCAGCCGCGCCACCGATCTGAAGCTCGCCGTCACCCGCAAGAAGGCCACCGGGCCCGGCAAGCGGATCGGCGCCCTGATGGTCGACCCGGGCGGCCCCGGCGCCTCCGCGGTCAACTACGCCCAGCAGTACGCGCCGGAGCCGGCCGCCGTGAAGGCCCGGTACGACATGGTCGCCATGGACCCGCGCGGGGTGGCCCGCAGCGAGCCGGTCCGCTGCCTGTCGGGCACGCAGATGGACGCGTACACACAGGTCGACCAGACGCCGGACGACAAGGCGGAGCAGAAGAAGCTCACCACCGCCTTCAAGAACTTCGCCGACGGCTGCAAGGCCCGCTCCGGCAAGGTGCTCGGCCACGTCTCGACCATCGAGGCGGCCCGGGACATGGACATCTTCCGGGCCGTCCTGGGCGACCGGAAGCTCACCTACGTGGGCGCCTCGTACGGCACCTTCCTCGGCGCGACGTACGCGGGCCTGTACCCCTCCCGCGTCGGCCGGCTCGTCCTGGACGGCGCGATGGACCCCTCGCTCAGCGCCCGGCAGCTCAACGAGGACCAGACCGCCGGTTTCAACACCGCCTTCACCGCCTTCGCCGCCGACTGCATCAAGAAGCGCGACTGCCCGCTGGGCACCAGGAGCACGGCCGACGCCGGCAAGCAGCTCTCCGCCTTCTTCCGCCGCCTGGACGCGCGCCCGGTCGCCACGGGGGAGTCCCGCAAGCTCACCGAGTCCCTGGCGACCAGCGGCGTGATCGCCGCCATGTACGACCAGGCGGCGTGGCCCCTGCTGCGCGAGTACCTCGCCAAGGCGAAGAAGGGCGACGGCAGCGGCCTGCTCGCCCTCTCCGACTCCTACTACGAGCGTGACCCGGACGGCAGCTACGCCAACCAGATGTTCGCCAACCCCGCGGTGAACTGCCTCGACCTCCCGCCCGCCTTCTCCTCGCCCGCCCAGGTCGAGTCCGCGCTCCCCGCCTTCCGCAAGGCCTCCCCGGTCTTCGGCGAGAACTTCGCGTGGGCCCCGCTGAACTGCGCGTACTGGCCCGCCGAGGCCACCGGTGAACCGCACCGCATCGAAGCGAAGGGTGCCGCCCCGATCCTGGTCGTCGGCACCACCCGCGACCCGGCGACCCCGTACCCCTGGGCCCGCGGCCTGGCCTCCCAGCTCGCCTCCGGCCGCCTCCTGACGTACGAGGGCGACGGCCACACCGCGTACGGCCGCGGCAGCGACTGCATCGACACCGCCGTGAACACCTACCTCCTGGAGGGCACCCCGCCGGCCAAGCACAAGCGCTGCTCCTGA